Proteins encoded in a region of the Sugiyamaella lignohabitans strain CBS 10342 chromosome B, complete sequence genome:
- the RPS5 gene encoding ribosomal 40S subunit protein S5 (Protein component of the small (40S) ribosomal subunit; least basic of non-acidic ribosomal proteins; phosphorylated in vivo; essential for viability; homologous to mammalian ribosomal protein S5 and bacterial S7; GO_component: GO:0030686 - 90S preribosome [Evidence IDA] [PMID 12150911]; GO_component: GO:0005737 - cytoplasm [Evidence IEA,IEA]; GO_component: GO:0022627 - cytosolic small ribosomal subunit [Evidence IDA] [PMID 385049]; GO_component: GO:0022627 - cytosolic small ribosomal subunit [Evidence IDA] [PMID 6814480]; GO_component: GO:0030529 - ribonucleoprotein complex [Evidence IEA]; GO_component: GO:0005840 - ribosome [Evidence IEA]; GO_component: GO:0015935 - small ribosomal subunit [Evidence IEA]; GO_function: GO:0003723 - RNA binding [Evidence IEA]; GO_function: GO:0003735 - structural constituent of ribosome [Evidence IEA]; GO_function: GO:0003735 - structural constituent of ribosome [Evidence IDA] [PMID 6814480]; GO_process: GO:0002181 - cytoplasmic translation [Evidence IC] [PMID 385049]; GO_process: GO:0002181 - cytoplasmic translation [Evidence IC] [PMID 6814480]; GO_process: GO:0006407 - rRNA export from nucleus [Evidence IMP] [PMID 16246728]; GO_process: GO:0006450 - regulation of translational fidelity [Evidence ISA] [PMID 17901157]; GO_process: GO:0006412 - translation [Evidence IEA]) — translation MSDVEVEQPVQEVEQQQEAVVLYTAIPKDVVANAGQIKLFNKWSFDDVEVKDISLTDYIQIRQPVYLSHSAGRYANKRFRKAQCPIVERLTNSLMMNGRNNGKKLKAVRIIQHALEIIHLLTDQNPLQVLVDAIVNTGPREDSTRIGSSGTVRRQAVDVSPLRRVNQAIALLTIGAREAAFRNVKTIAECLAEELINAAKGSSNSYAIKKKDELERVAKSNR, via the coding sequence atgtCTGACGTCGAAGTTGAACAACCcgttcaagaagttgaacaacaacaagaagcTGTTGTCTTGTACACTGCTATCCCCAAGGATGTTGTCGCCAACGCCGGTCAAATCAAGCTTTTCAACAAGTGGAGCTTCGATGATGTCGAGGTCAAGGACATCTCCCTCACTGATTACATTCAAATTAGACAACCCGTCTACCTCTCCCACTCTGCTGGTAGATACGCCAACAAGAGATTCAGAAAGGCTCAATGCCCAATTGTCGAGCGTCTCACCAACTCTCTCATGATGAACGGCCGTAATAACGGTAAGAAGCTTAAGGCTGTCCGTATCATCCAACACGCTCTTGAAATCATCCACTTGCTCACCGATCAAAACCCTCTCCAAGTTCTTGTCGATGCTATTGTCAACACTGGCCCAAGAGAAGACTCTACTAGAATCGGTTCTTCTGGTACTGTTAGAAGACAAGCTGTCGATGTCTCTCCTTTGAGAAGAGTCAACCAAGCTATTGCTTTGTTGACCATTGGTGCCCGTGAGGCTGCCTTCCGTAACGTCAAGACCATTGCTGAATGTCTTGCTGAAGAACTCATTAACGCTGCTAAGGGTTCTTCCAACTCTTACGCTATTAAGAAGAAGGATGAGCTTGAGCGTGTTGCCAAGTCCAACCGTTAA
- the YAT1 gene encoding carnitine O-acetyltransferase YAT1 (Outer mitochondrial carnitine acetyltransferase; minor ethanol-inducible enzyme involved in transport of activated acyl groups from the cytoplasm into the mitochondrial matrix; phosphorylated; GO_component: GO:0016020 - membrane [Evidence IEA]; GO_component: GO:0005743 - mitochondrial inner membrane [Evidence IEA,IEA]; GO_component: GO:0005739 - mitochondrion [Evidence IEA]; GO_component: GO:0005739 - mitochondrion [Evidence IDA] [PMID 11914276]; GO_component: GO:0005739 - mitochondrion [Evidence IDA] [PMID 14576278]; GO_component: GO:0005739 - mitochondrion [Evidence IDA] [PMID 16823961]; GO_component: GO:0005739 - mitochondrion [Evidence IDA] [PMID 18427809]; GO_function: GO:0004092 - carnitine O-acetyltransferase activity [Evidence IEA]; GO_function: GO:0004092 - carnitine O-acetyltransferase activity [Evidence ISS] [PMID 11329169]; GO_function: GO:0016740 - transferase activity [Evidence IEA]; GO_function: GO:0016746 - transferase activity, transferring acyl groups [Evidence IEA,IEA]; GO_process: GO:0006066 - alcohol metabolic process [Evidence IGI] [PMID 11329169]; GO_process: GO:0009437 - carnitine metabolic process [Evidence IMP] [PMID 11329169]; GO_process: GO:0006631 - fatty acid metabolic process [Evidence IEA]; GO_process: GO:0006629 - lipid metabolic process [Evidence IEA]; GO_process: GO:0006810 - transport [Evidence IEA]): MQSDNSSKHIVVICRSQYYWFDVLDDNNDLIMSEQDIALNFQTIIDDAENTPIAEAAKSAVGVLTTENRRIWANIRESLMARASSCDSEAAHNAECLKKVDASLFVVCLDHESPESLADLSRNMLCGLSTIEKGVQVGTCTNRWYDKLQLIVTKNAKAGVNFEHTGVDGHTVLRFVSDVYTDTLLRFAKSINGKSPSIWTTHSPDPSERDPASFGDVSTTPRKLEWNTTPELLLAMRFAETRLADLIQQNEFQALEFDGYGVNLIKQMGFSPDAFVQMAFQAAYYSLYGRVECTYEPAMTKQFLHGRTESIRTVSKESAAFVRKFCDDAPASQKLDLLRKACKKHSQTTAKCSKGLGQDRHLYALFCVWKRHAEEQLDDSRSDDSAAEDVLASMPSIFSDPGWDRLGNAILSTSNCGNMSLKLFGFGPTSPDGFGLGYIIKGDSITICASSKHRQTQRFLDTLNSCFIEFRNLWRSVELANGSRKFSMGTRARSYDNLQGLVAPATQPFGKTLTPNTVVTPEEDGGDSSSYLLGGYGYFDIGDFEAAYSRPPSPLGDASRRRRLSQKKEIGRKLRLAEY, translated from the coding sequence ATGCAATCAGACAATTCCTCAAAGCATATAGTTGTAATTTGTAGATCCCAATACTACTGGTTTGATGTATTGGACGACAACAATGACTTAATTATGTCAGAGCAGGACATTGCTCTTAACTTTCAAACCATTATTGACGATGCTGAGAATACACCAATTGCGGAAGCTGCTAAAAGTGCTGTGGGAGTGTTGACTACTGAGAATCGTAGGATCTGGGCTAATATTCGTGAATCCTTAATGGCAAGGGCATCATCCTGTGATAGCGAAGCTGCACATAATGCAGAATGTCTAAAAAAGGTAGATGCGAGCTTATTCGTAGTTTGCCTTGACCATGAATCGCCAGAATCACTTGCTGATTTATCCCGAAATATGCTTTGTGGTTTATCAACAATCGAGAAGGGCGTTCAGGTAGGAACATGTACAAACAGATGGTATGATAAGCTTCAGCTGATTGTCACTAAAAATGCGAAGGCTGGTGTCAATTTCGAGCATACTGGTGTGGATGGGCATACTGTTCTTCGGTTTGTTTCTGATGTGTATACTGATACGCTGTTACGATTCGCCAAAAGCATTAACGGCAAATCCCCAAGCATATGGACAACGCATTCTCCTGATCCTTCTGAGCGTGATCCTGCTTCCTTCGGAGACGTTAGTACTACTCCCAGGAAATTGGAATGGAATACCACTCCTGAGTTGCTTCTAGCGATGAGATTTGCTGAAACCCGTCTTGCTGACTTAATCCAGCAGAATGAATTCCAGGCATTAGAGTTTGATGGTTATGGTGTTAATCTCATTAAACAGATGGGGTTCAGTCCCGATGCCTTTGTTCAAATGGCATTCCAAGCTGCATATTATTCGTTATATGGCAGAGTCGAGTGTACCTATGAACCTGCTATGACCAAGCAGTTTCTCCATGGACGAACAGAATCTATTCGCACCGTGTCAAAGGAGTCAGCAGCTTTTGTCAGAAAGTTTTGTGACGATGCTCCAGCTTCCCAGAAACTTGATTTGCTTCGGAAAGCATGTAAAAAGCACTCGCAGACAACTGCTAAATGCTCCAAGGGGCTTGGCCAGGATCGTCACCTGTACGCtttgttttgtgtttgGAAAAGGCATGCCGAAGAACAACTGGACGATAGTCGTTCAGATGActcagctgctgaagatgtttTGGCCAGTATGCCATCAATCTTTTCTGACCCTGGATGGGACCGGCTGGGTAATGCTATTCTCTCGACCAGTAACTGTGGAAACATGTCTTTAAAACTTTTCGGCTTTGGCCCCACTAGCCCAGATGGTTTCGGTTTGGGTTACATAATTAAGGGTGACTCAATTACCATATGTGCCTCATCAAAGCATAGGCAGACTCAAAGATTTTTGGACACTCTAAATTCGTGTTTCATTGAGTTCCGTAACCTTTGGAGATCTGTGGAACTAGCGAATGGAAGTCGCAAATTCTCTATGGGAACCCGGGCTCGATCATACGACAATCTTCAAGGACTAGTGGCACCTGCTACTCAACCGTTTGGGAAAACGCTTACACCTAACACTGTTGTCACGCCAGAAGAGGATGGAGGTgattcatcatcatacCTTCTTGGTGGTTATGGATACTTCGATATTGGTGACTTTGAAGCAGCTTACTCGAGACCACCGTCTCCATTAGGAGATGCAAGTCGGAGACGCCGACTcagccagaagaaggagattGGCCGAAAGCTCAGACTTGCTGAATACTAA
- the EHD3 gene encoding Ehd3p (3-hydroxyisobutyryl-CoA hydrolase; member of a family of enoyl-CoA hydratase/isomerases; non-tagged protein is detected in highly purified mitochondria in high-throughput studies; phosphorylated; mutation affects fluid-phase endocytosis; GO_component: GO:0005739 - mitochondrion [Evidence IEA,IEA]; GO_component: GO:0005739 - mitochondrion [Evidence IDA] [PMID 14562095]; GO_component: GO:0005739 - mitochondrion [Evidence IDA] [PMID 14576278]; GO_component: GO:0005739 - mitochondrion [Evidence IDA] [PMID 16823961]; GO_component: GO:0005739 - mitochondrion [Evidence IDA] [PMID 17054397]; GO_function: GO:0003860 - 3-hydroxyisobutyryl-CoA hydrolase activity [Evidence IEA]; GO_function: GO:0003860 - 3-hydroxyisobutyryl-CoA hydrolase activity [Evidence IDA,ISS] [PMID 12697341]; GO_function: GO:0003824 - catalytic activity [Evidence IEA]; GO_function: GO:0016787 - hydrolase activity [Evidence IEA]; GO_process: GO:0008150 - biological_process [Evidence ND]; GO_process: GO:0009083 - branched-chain amino acid catabolic process [Evidence IEA]; GO_process: GO:0006635 - fatty acid beta-oxidation [Evidence IMP] [PMID 12697341]; GO_process: GO:0008152 - metabolic process [Evidence IEA]; GO_process: GO:0006574 - valine catabolic process [Evidence IEA]), translating into MLVSTRSTFLVRRAVGSGVLVPRRHYTISTDEDSPIKITNENADFGKIAILSFNRPKAKHSISKGLLDELHTYIKSLATKDPALAEVRALILTSTTSDAFCAGADLKERRTFTQHDTDSFLHKLNGTLTMIEELHIPTISAIDGIALGGGLEVALSTDFRVLGSNALVGLPETRLAIVPGAGGTVRLPRVIGYSRALDLILTGRRVEPAEALQLGLANRVATTGALDEAITFARTICAGGPLAILAAKSAVRGASPEWEKVAYKDVVRSKDKFEALDAFANKRKPVFKGE; encoded by the coding sequence atgCTTGTCTCAACTCGAAGTACTTTTCTAGTTCGAAGGGCTGTGGGATCCGGCGTGCTCGTTCCCAGGAGACATTATACTATCTCAACGGATGAAGATAGCCCCATTAAAATCACTAATGAAAATGCTGATTTTGGTAAGATTGCAATTTTATCATTCAATCGGCCAAAAGCTAAGCATTCAATTTCCAAAGGATTGCTCGACGAACTACACACCTATATCAAGTCGTTGGCAACAAAAGACCCTGCCTTAGCAGAGGTTCGGGCGCTTATCTTGACGTCTACAACCTCGGATGCATTCTGTGCTGGAGCAGACCTCAAAGAACGCAGAACGTTCACTCAGCATGACACTGATTCTTTCCTTCATAAGCTCAATGGTACCCTCACTATGATTGAAGAATTACATATTCCCACCATTTCTGCGATTGACGGTATTGCTCTTGGGGGCGGTCTTGAGGTCGCATTATCTACAGATTTTCGAGTTCTTGGTTCGAACGCCTTGGTTGGTCTTCCTGAGACTAGACTAGCCATCGTccctggtgctggtggcaCAGTCCGGCTGCCACGGGTCATTGGGTACTCACGTGCTCTTGACCTGATTCTTACAGGCCGCCGAGTGGAACCGGCTGAGGCTCTTCAGCTCGGTCTTGCCAATAGGGTAGCCACTACTGGAGCATTAGACGAAGCTATTACGTTTGCAAGGACCATCTGCGCCGGAGGACCCCTAGCCATTCTTGCGGCCAAGTCTGCTGTACGTGGAGCTTCCCCTGAATGGGAAAAAGTTGCTTACAAGGATGTAGTCAGGTCAAAAGACAAGTTCGAGGCGCTTGATGCCTTCGCTAATAAGCGGAAGCCAGTATTTAAAGGAGAATAG
- the ALY2 gene encoding Aly2p (Alpha arrestin; controls nutrient-mediated intracellular sorting of permease Gap1p; interacts with AP-1 subunit Apl4p; phosphorylated by Npr1p and also by cyclin-CDK complex Pcl7p-Pho85p; promotes endocytosis of plasma membrane proteins; ALY2 has a paralog, ALY1, that arose from the whole genome duplication; GO_component: GO:0005737 - cytoplasm [Evidence IEA,IEA]; GO_component: GO:0005737 - cytoplasm [Evidence IDA] [PMID 11914276]; GO_component: GO:0005737 - cytoplasm [Evidence IDA] [PMID 14562095]; GO_component: GO:0005769 - early endosome [Evidence IDA] [PMID 20739461]; GO_component: GO:0005770 - late endosome [Evidence IDA] [PMID 20739461]; GO_function: GO:0030674 - protein binding, bridging [Evidence IPI] [PMID 20956561]; GO_function: GO:0031625 - ubiquitin protein ligase binding [Evidence IPI] [PMID 18976803]; GO_process: GO:2000397 - positive regulation of ubiquitin-dependent endocytosis [Evidence IMP] [PMID 20956561]; GO_process: GO:0032386 - regulation of intracellular transport [Evidence IMP] [PMID 20739461]; GO_process: GO:0070086 - ubiquitin-dependent endocytosis [Evidence ISA] [PMID 18976803]) translates to MPSSHTPTIQYPGDEDMTTPKPNLLNSPIFPSASFTSESTINAPENQITSSGGVSLSIVLAEPVIFLQGFNETEYVEETPAMLRGSLIVTTSKPTKIKAITLTFKGHARTEWPEGIPPKRAETYESQDVHCHVWSFFNASYAMAEYSSGAHLVRYAKDFGSSAVSSFSRDASPSGMRPRSSSNNSLSRPEGLRGRTSTDSFEGAASTLSAATGIKGLANRFRRAASPAPSMPSSQTFSGLALGPHRSFSKTEAQDHDIHAKGYRIFEPGEYIYNFELALPQSLPETIRANFGSVIYDLEAIIERPGTFKSNISGTKEVTVVRAMSDNNLEATEPIAISRDWEDQLHYDIVIAGKCFPMGTEIPIAFKFTPLAKMKLHRIRVYITENAEYYCKNKKVHRIEPTKKFLIKEFLPDDGISGSLLGDFHGVELESVSEMEYEVKIPMSFSNVKEHLHPNTAYENIEIHHWIKLVLRLSKIDPDATDKRKFYEISIDSPISLLDNHCTNANILLPQYIPRRSSLVSTSSSSTLPTPMPSTSQRAPQRPIHFLRKPSVAPPPFDAEVSPPSIEDRPDAPPSYEAVIQEEEAEAEDMTRPVMNQLTNFRLGSNSSTNSGGSSSSTSSASATSNLTNTDSYDSTSGSSTTSHQQQYYSNGASTNSAHSLSNNSDSSSVRSSSTVTDRASTSSAQGTSRTSMSSVSDTAEPVAFSGVQASVPQIPQLGRHESVASSVDIADQDQESLYSTNYDDDGVDPMDHSSPRIPHISLDVPPESEEDDEGHTNIPSNDRFGRSLYRMPTANSSSSTAGYGRRSSSTPSTMINPGALPGEVYPLLGHRPSLKDGSELSPMDSAGDIGSLTLTGDFDDAASLQSTPSLWIS, encoded by the coding sequence ATGCCTTCAAGCCACACTCCCACTATCCAGTATCCGGGAGATGAGGATATGACGACACCCAAGCCAAATCTTTTAAATTCTCCAATCTTCCCATCTGCATCCTTCACATCCGAATCAACCATAAATGCGCCAGAAAATCAGATTACTTCTTCTGGCGGGGTTTCGTTATCGATAGTATTGGCTGAGCCGGttatttttcttcaagGCTTCAATGAGACTGAATATGTTGAGGAAACCCCAGCTATGCTGAGAGGTTCTTTGATTGTCACGACATCCAAACCAACTAAAATCAAAGCTATCACCTTGACATTTAAGGGTCACGCAAGGACTGAATGGCCTGAAGGCATTCCCCCAAAGCGAGCTGAGACCTATGAAAGCCAAGATGTTCACTGCCATGTGTGGTCGTTTTTCAATGCCAGCTACGCCATGGCAGAGTATTCTTCAGGTGCTCACCTAGTGAGATATGCAAAGGATTTTGGATCCAGCGCTGTCTCATCATTTTCACGAGATGCGTCTCCCTCGGGGATGAGGCCTCGCAGCAGTAGTAACAACTCTTTAAGTAGACCAGAAGGCTTACGTGGGCGAACATCGACTGATTCTTTCGaaggtgctgcttctaccCTCAGTGCAGCAACTGGTATCAAGGGATTAGCCAACAGATTTCGAAGAGCAGCGAGTCCTGCACCATCAATGCCGTCGTCGCAAACATTCTCGGGTCTCGCCTTAGGACCACATCGAAGTTTCTCCAAAACTGAAGCCCAAGATCATGATATTCATGCAAAAGGATATCGCATTTTTGAACCTGGcgaatatatttataacttTGAACTGGCACTTCCCCAATCGTTACCAGAGACTATTCGTGCAAATTTTGGGTCCGTCATCTATGATTTGGAGGCCATTATTGAACGTCCTGGTActttcaaatcaaatatttcaggTACAAAAGAGGTGACTGTCGTCCGTGCCATGTCAGATAATAATTTGGAGGCAACAGAACCTATCGCTATTTCAAGAGACTGGGAAGACCAGCTTCATTATGATATTGTAATTGCAGGAAAATGTTTTCCAATGGGAACTGAGATCCCAATCGCATTTAAATTCACCCCTCTGGCAAAAATGAAATTGCATCGCATTAGAGTGTATATCACCGAGAATGCCGAATACTATtgtaaaaacaaaaaggtACACCGGATTGAACCAACCAAGAAGTTTCTTATCAAGGAATTCCTTCCTGATGATGGTATCTCTGGTTCTTTGCTAGGAGACTTCCATGGCGTGGAATTAGAGTCTGTTAGTGAAATGGAGTATGAAGTTAAAATCCCAATGTCATTTTCAAACGTAAAAGAACATCTACACCCCAATACTGCATATGAGAATATTGAAATCCACCATTGGATTAAGCTTGTGCTGAGGTTGTCTAAGATTGATCCAGATGCGACCGACAAGCGAAAGTTCTATGAGATTTCCATTGATTCGCCTATTAGTCTACTTGACAACCACTGCACCAATGCCAATATTCTACTTCCCCAATATATCCCTCGACGCTCTAGTCTTGTGTCCACTAGTTCTTCGTCTACCCTCCCAACTCCCATGCCGTCAACATCACAACGTGCTCCCCAGCGTCCGATCCATTTCTTACGGAAACCATCAGTAGCCCCTCCCCCATTTGATGCAGAGGTATCACCTCCATCTATCGAGGATCGCCCTGATGCCCCCCCAAGTTATGAAGCCGTGatccaagaagaagaagcagaggcTGAAGATATGACCAGACCAGTTATGAACCAGCTGACTAACTTTAGGCTGGGTTCGAATTCATCAACAAATTCGGGCGGGTCATCCTCGAGTACGAGTTCTGCATCTGCAACATCCAACTTAACCAACACTGATTCTTATGATTCGACTTCCGGTTCATCTACTACttctcatcagcagcaatattACAGTAATGGTGCTTCTACAAATAGTGCTCATTCATTATCGAACAATTcagactcttcttctgtgcGATCGTCATCAACCGTTACTGATAGAGCCTCTACGTCATCTGCTCAAGGGACATCTCGAACTAGCATGTCATCGGTCAGTGATACCGCCGAGCCAGTGGCCTTCTCTGGAGTTCAAGCATCTGTTCCACAGATTCCTCAGCTGGGCCGTCACGAGAGCGTGGCTAGTAGTGTTGATATTGCTGACCAGGACCAAGAGTCACTTTACTCGACTAATTACGACGATGATGGGGTCGACCCAATGGACCATTCTTCTCCCCGCATTCCTCATATTTCCTTGGATGTTCCGCCTGAgtctgaagaagacgatgaggGGCATACAAATATTCCTTCTAATGACAGATTTGGCCGGTCGTTGTATCGCATGCCAACCGCAAATAGCTCGAGCTCTACAGCTGGTTATGGTCGTCGCAGCTCTAGTACTCCATCGACTATGATAAATCCCGGTGCGTTACCTGGAGAGGTGTACCCTCTTCTAGGTCACCGACCGAGTCTGAAGGATGGAAGCGAATTGAGCCCTATGGATTCAGCTGGTGACATTGGTAGTTTGACTTTGACCGGTGACTTCGATGATGCTGCTTCATTACAGAGTACTCCATCGCTATGGATAAGTTAA